AGCTACCACCAGGGTTAGCTGAGTTTGCCCAACTGTAGCACCGCTACCATCGGTCGCCACTACGGTAACCTGATGCTGACCGTTGGCGATGCTCTGATCAGCGGTTACGGTCCAGTTACCACTCGAGTTCGAGGTGGCCTTAAACGACTTGCCGTCAACCGTAACGGTAACGGTAGAGTTTGGCTCGCTGGTACCGCTAAAGACCGGGTTAGCAGTGGTCACGTTGGTGGGATTAGCTACGGCTACTCCGCTCACCGACTGTACCGCGGTAGCCTTGGCGGCCGCGGCCTGCACGATAAAGGCTGGCGTGGTGCTGGTGGCACCACCAAACTGAACCCACTCGCTAGCCTGATCGCCAACCTTAGCCCTGGCCTGCCACTGATACTGGCCATCATCGAGATTATCCACCGTCACACTTGGATTGAGATTGCTGCCATTAGCCGAAACCGCCGAGCCGGTATGAGTGGCCTCACCAGTAAACGGAGTGCCAATCGGTCGGACCTCAACCTCGGGCGTAACCGAGCCGCTGTTGGCATCGGTCTCAATAGTAAAACTAAGCTTAACGCTCTTTTGCTGTACCGTCCCACCGGCTGCCACCGCTTCACCGCTGGCGGTGAGCTGCTTTAAGCTGGTCGGATTAACCGCCTCAACCTCTTTAGTTGGGGCCTTGGGCTGCTCTTTTTTGGGCTGATTTAAAAACCACCAGCCAATCGCGGCGCCAACCGCAACCAGTAGTAAGACAATTAAGCCGACAACCAGCGGCCAGCGACGCTTAGGCGGCTCGGGAGCGTTTGGTACCGGTCGCGGTTCTGGTGGAGGTGGCGGAGTTTCGGCAGGCGTAGGCGCTGGGGCCGGCTTAGGGGTAGCCTCAGGAGCCTTTTTGGCGGCCGCCCTTACATACGAAGCCTTTGGCGCGGTGCTCATGCTGGTAGCTAGCGGCGTTTGGTTTACCGGGTTAGGAGCCGGGACCGGGCGGGCATGAAAAGCGCTCGCCTCATAGGCGTTGGCACTGGTGGTATTAATCTGATTGTTGGTACCCGATCCATTCAGCAGATTCATCCGCGGATTATTGGTTGGATTCGGGGTACCGCTGGTAAGTGAATCCATACTCCGTCCGTTATCACACGTACTTGAATTAAGCATAGCAATAACCATAAGCAGATTCAAGGGCTTTTAAGCGTTTTTTAATGATTACACACATTAAAAAACCGGCCGCCTAGCCGGAATCTTAATAGCTTTGATTAATCGGCTAGCTAAGCCGACTTAGCCTTACCAATTGAGGTGACCTTAATCTGGGTGTAGCGCTGACGGTGACCGGTCAACTTTTTAACCCGCTTTTTGGCCTTAAACTTGAGCACCTTAATCTTATCGCCCTTGGTCTCGCCCAAGACCTCAGCCGCTACGACCACGCCCTTAACTCGAGGCGCGCCTACCTCAACCTTATCGCCATCAATTACCATTAAAGGCTCAAAGGTCAGTTTTTTGGCGTCATCAGATACCAGATCAATTTCTAGGGTCTGGTTTGGCTCAACTAAATGCTGTTTGCCGCCGGCTAAAATTACTGCTTGCATGGGTATATAACCACTTAAATAACCTCACCACTATAACCAAAATCTTCAGGTTTGTAAAGAAGTAAAGGCGCTACGACCCAAACTGAATCTTTTTACGCCTAATCGCGATCGATTCCAGAAGGCCGACTGCGATTAGCGACACCAACAAGCTGGTGCCTCCGTAGCTGATAAATGGCAGTGGAATACCGGTCACCGGCATCAGCCCAATATTCATACCAATATTAATAAACAGGTGGAACAGCAGCATGGTGACCACGCCGACCGCTACAAACACCCCAAAACGATCTTCGGCTCTTGAAGCAATGTAGATCCCGCGTAGCAACAGTACGGTAAATAGCAGTAGCACGATCAGGCCGCCAATAAATCCCATTTTTTCGCTTAACACCGCAAAAATAAAATCGGTGTGTTGTGATGGTAAAAAGTTAAGTTGCGACTGACTACCGGCGGCCAACCCGCGCCCGTACAGCTGCCCACTACCCACCGCGATCGTAGACTGAACCACGTTGTAGCCGGTGCTAAGCGGGTCGGCGGTTGGGTTTAAGAACACCTCTAGACGGGCGCGCTGGTACGGTTTAAGCACAAACTGGATAAAGATTGGCAGGCTTACCACGGCGGCACCAAACAGCGCCGCAAAGTAGGTCCAGCGCACCTGGGCCATTATCGCCATTACCAGCCAAATAGCACCAAACACTAGGGCCGTTCCTAGGTCTGGCTGAGCCAACACCAGCAGGCCAGGGACCGCCACATACAGTAACGAGATCGCCACCGGGCGAATTCGATCCATTGAGTCATAGTTGGCACTAAAGTACTTAGCCAACACCAAGATCATCACAATCTTAGCGAACTCCGATGGCTGAAACTGGAAAAAGCCAAGATCAATCCACCTGGTAGCACCCAGGGCAGTCTTGCCCAATACAAAAACCGCCAACAAGCTGACCAACATCGCCACATACAAAACCGGGGTAACCTTGCTCCAGCCACGGTAGTCCATGCGCGCCGCAAGCCCGAACCCAACCAACGCAATAACTAAAAAATAAACTTGGTGAGCAGCGTCCACCGGCGCAACCAAGTTAGCCGCCTTAAACGAGGTTGAGTAGATTACCACCACCCCCACAAGAGACAGTGCAAGCGCTGCGCCAAACAGCACCCAATCAAAGTTTTTCCAGAACCGCGACTTAAACATTAAGTTCTATTATACGCGGTAAGCCGGGTCAACAAAATCTACCAAGACCCTGGTGGAACTGTTGGGGCGCCTCTCTAACCCAGATTCTGGCAGATAGCAGTTTTACACGCTATTTGCAGGGTGGGCATTTGACTATCGGATGGCGCTTTGCGCATGCTGAAGACCCACCGATCGGTGGGTCCCGAGGTCCACTGGCAAGGGGACGCGGGGCAACGTACTACAACCCCGCAAAGGAGGTGGAGTACATGGGAAAGCCAAAGTTCGACACCCAGTCGAACAACTCGAATGCGTGGGTCGGTGTCCGCGAAGGTCAGGACAGATCATCCGGCAAGACGCATACCGAGATCATCGTGCATGACAAGAGCAACAACGATCACGCTCACGTCGGCATCGATAAGAGCGGCAATCAGATATATCGCCGTGATCGCTAAATAGCGACACCGAGGCCCTTCCGGCCTCGGGCCGGGAGGGCCTCATCTATACGCGGCGCGTCAGGCCATCCTCGCGAGCTACTCCCTCACCGAACGCCGATGCAATCGCGCTGTAGCGCGCGAGGAGCACCAGAGCGTTCGCAATCTCGCCATGCTCAGCCGGTACGAGAAACTCTCGCATCCACGCTGAGTTCGGAGTCGCAGCCATTATGTCCGCGAGCACAGCAGCCTCTTCGGGATCTGCTGCCGCCCAACGATCACGAATCAGCTTCGAAGCTTGATCGATCGATCGGTCATCGAAGTCGTCCTCGTCGAAGCGACGGCGCATTTCATCGCGCAGCTCGACCAAGTCTTGTAATTCACTGTTACCCATGGCTTTATTGTCGAACAGGCCAGCGACTCATGCAAGCACGAGCGTGTCCAATCGCCCGTCCGATCGCGTCAGAGTGCTCGCTCCTGAACTTCCCGCATTCAGGCGCTTTCCGCTCGATTAAGGCCTAGGACTATCTAGGGCCCTTTGCCCTCCCTTACTACAAACGCCTCCAGATCTGGCAAAATACGTATTGGCTTAACTACTGATACGAGCTAAGATCCTTAACGAAAGGAGGTGCACATATGAGTGAAAGTGATAAAACTGTGACTCTCGCTCAAGCGCCCAAGAAGGCGCTGGTGTATCTCCGTGTGTCCTCGGCCCAGCAGGCCGAGACCGACTACGACGTTGAGGGCTTCTCGATCCCAGCTCAGCGCGAGGCCTGCAGGCGCCGTGCCGCGGAGCTAGAAGCTGAGGTCGAAGCAGACTTCGTCGATCGCGGCGAGTCGGCCAGAAGCGCTGACCGCCCAGCCCTGCAACGGATGCTGGCCAGGCTTGAAGCCGGCGGCATCGATTACGTCATCGTCCACAAGCTGGATCGACTGGCGCGTAACCGGGCCGACGACGTCGAGATCGCGATGCGGATCAAGGCAGGCGGTGCGGTGCTGGTCTCCGTCACCGAGAACATCGATGAGACGCCATCCGGGATGTTGGTTCACGGAATCATGTCCTCGATCGCCGAGTTCTATAGCCGCAACCTGGCCTCAGAGATCGTCAAAGGCTCCCGGCAGAAGGCCAAGAACGGCGGCACGCTGACCCGGGCGCCCATTGGGTACCTGAACGTGCGCGAGTTCGTAGATGGCCGCGAGATCCGCACTATCGGTATCGACGAGGAACGAGCGCCGTACGTGCAGCTGGCGTTCGAGCTCTACGCCACCGGCAACTACTCGCTGTCGCAGCTCTCCACGCTGCTCGAACACCAGGGGCTGCGTTCCCGGGCTACTCGCCGGCGGCCGAGCGTCCCGGTCACGGCCAGCAAGCTTCAGGCGATTCTGCGCAACCCGTACTACAAGGGCATCGTCTCCTACCAAGGCGAGAGCTTCCCCGGTCGGCATCAGCCGCTCGTTGACGACGATCTGTTTGAGCGAGTCGGCCAAGTCCTCTCCGGCAAGAAGCTCAGTGGCGAGCGGGACCGCAAGCACCGTCACTACCTCAAGGGCTCGCTCTACTGCGGCGAGTGCGGCCGCCGTCTGACGTTCAGTCGCAACACCGGCAATGGTGGCTCCTACGACTACTTCGTCTGCAGTGGCAAGCAGCGCAAGACCTGCAGCCAGGGATATCTGCGCACCGATCACATCGAGGCTGAGGTCGAGAAGCTCTACGCGACAGTCCAGCTGACGACCAAGCAGCGCGCAGAGATCCGCCGCCTGGTTGAGACACACCTCGATGCCATGCGGGCGGTGACCGACGCCGAAGCCAACAAAGCCACGGCTGAGATCACAAAGCTGCTGCGCGAAGAACGCAAGCTGCTTGAGCTGTACTACGCAGACCTCGTGAGCCGCGAGGCCTACGCCGAAGAGACCAAGCGGATTGCCGACGGCAAGCGGGCCGCCCAGCGACGTATTGACGAAGCTTCAGGAACTACACAGGAGCTACTCGAGGCACTCAACCGTGCGCTGGAGATGACAACCAACGCGCACAAGACCTACCTGATGTCCGACTTCACCGGACGCCGCCTAATGAACCAAATGTTCTTCAAGCGGATCGAGGTCAAGGCCGACGAGATCGATGACGTCAAGCTCTCCGACCCCTACGCCCAGCTACTGGCCCAGGACCTGCTGGCAGAAGCCGAGGAAGCCGCCAGAGAGGCCGCCGCTACCGGCGTCTGGGAGGCCCCGGAACTTCAGGCCGAACCGGCCACAGGGCCCGGAAACCAAAGAACCCTCGGCCTTTCTTTGGCCGAGGGTTCCATTAGTACTGCTGTCATGGAGCTGTGGGGATTCGAACCCCAAGCACGAAGATTATCGGTCCTTTGCTAGACCAACTCAGCCCCGCGTAAAAGCCATTGCTACCACCAAGGCATTTACAGTATTTCAAACAGTTATTAACAAAAAATTATCGATTTGACATGGAATGCAAAAATGTTAATCTATATCTGTACGAGGATTATCGGTCCTACCTAAAAAACCGGCCATCATGGCCGGTTTTTTAGTGCCTATTTTTTAGCTCTTCTTCAACGAGATTATCAGCTCTTCCCCATCAACTTTGGTGTGCTGCGTATCCTCAAAGTGATCCGAACCGCTCGTCACCTTCTCCGCCAAAACCTCTTGGGCAATTGTCGCCTGATGCTCTTTGAGGGCCTCGCTGAGATCTTTTGCTTCACCGACTACGTCAAAGTTGAGCTCGATTCGGTCATCAACTTGGAGACCAGCCCGTTTACGCAAGTTCTGAACATGGCGAACCACATCGCGCATGATGCCCTCGCGCTTGAGTTCGGGAGTGATAGTGGTGTTAATCTCTACACCTGATTTGTACTCACCAGACGCCCTCTCGAACTTGACCTCCTTAACGTTCAGCTCTTCTTTAGCGATATTTAATAAACTTTCTTCCAATGGATCTGTCCACTGCAGCGTAGCCATACTGAGTGGCTGACGAACCTTGATACCCGTGCCTCTTGCCCTGAGCTCGAGCCCCTGGGTAATGAGCCTTCGTAGAACGGTCATGCGTTCTAATAAATCCTCATCAATCTCCCCGGTCTCCGGCCAGTCGCTCAGATGAACCGAAGCTGGAACGTCCATACCGGCAGTCAGCTCGCGCCACAGCTTATCGGACACAAATGGACTCCACGGCGCCAGTAGCTGCGCGATTCGCGCCATGGCGTAATGCAGCGTGGCGTAGGCGGCCTGCTTGTCGCCATCATCCTCACTCTTCCAAAAGCGGCGGCGACTGCGGCGCACGTACCAGTTAGACAGATCATCGATCAGCTCGCGAATTGGACGGGTCGCCTTAGCGATTTGGTAGGCATCGGCCTGCTTGGTCGATTCGGCAATGGTTTGGTTGAGGCGAGCGAGTAGCCACTGGTCCAAAATGTTGTCGCTGTCTGGCTGGGTTAGAGTTTTTGGCGGCTGCCAGTTGTCTACCTCGGCGTAGGTACTAAAGAAGCTATACACGTTCCAGAGTCGAAGGAAAACGTTGCGCGCGGTCTCCTGCACGGCCTCGGACGAAAAACGAACATCCTCACCGGCCACAACCGGGCTCGACATCAAGAAGAAGCGCAGACTATCGGCACCCTGCGTACTAAAGAGCTCGGCTGGATCGGGGTAATTTTTTAATCGTTTACTCAGCTTTTTGCCATCGGCGGCCAGGACGAGCCCGTTCACGACCACGTTTTTATAGGCCGGCTTATCCATTAGGGCGGTCCCGAGTACGTGTAGGGTGTAGAACCAGCCGCGAGTCTGGTCCAGACCTTCGGCAATAAACTCAGCCGGGAAGGCCTTGGCGAAGCCATCTTTATGCTCAAACGGATAGTGATCCTGGGCGTATGGCATCGCCCCGCTCTCAAACCAACAGTCAAACACCTCTTCGGTGCGTTTGTAGGTTTTACCATCGCGTTTAATAACGATTTCATCAATGCCGGGACGGTGCAGATCAAACTCTTTATCGTGGCCACTGAGCTCACGGAGTTCGTCGAGACTACTAATGACGATGATGTCCTCAGTATCCTCCACGTTCACCCAAATTGGTAGCGGCGCGCCCCAGAACCGGTTGCGGCTAAAGTTCCAGTCACGCGCGTCGGCCAGCCAGTTACCAAAGCGACCTTGTTTAATGTGATCTGGCACCCAGTTAACCTGGTTGTTGTTGGCGACCAGTTTTTCGCGCAGATCGGTTACCTTAATAAACCAGCTTGGAGTCGCAAAGTACATCAGCGGAGTCTCACAGCGCCAGCAGAACGGGTAGGTGTGCTCAAAGGTTTCGGCGGCGAAGATGCGGCCCTTGGCGGTCAGGTCGGCGATAATGTGTGGGTCGGCGTCCTTAAAGAAGGTGCCAACGATTGATTCCAGGCCGTCAACTTGCTTGAGAGCTTCAACCATGACGCCAAATCCGTCCACGCTTTCGATGAGCGGCAGATTTTCGCGCTTACCAAGCTCTAGGTCGGTCTCGCCATAGCGCGGCGCGACATGGAGGACCCCGGTGCCGTCTTCAAGGCTAACCGAGTCATCGGCGTAGACTTGATGCGCATTATTAAGCTGGGCTTCGTCGGTTACTGCGAGCTTATACAGCGGCAGATACCGCTTGCCCACCAAATCGCTTCCTTTGTGCTCTGCGACCACCTTGTAGTCGGCTTTGCGCAGCTCCAGCTCGCTTAGGCGCTTCTTAGCCAAGATGAGTCGCTCGCCTCGCTTCCACTCCTCACCTTCACCCGAATTGGTCAGCTCAACCGTGACGTATTCAGCTTTTACGTCAACCGCCAGAGCAGCGTTAGCTGGCAATGTCCACGGCGTAGTGGTCCAGGCAAGCAGCGAGGTGTTTTCATCATCTTTTAATTGGAACTTAACGTAAACGCTGGGGTCGGGCACGTTATCTTTGTAGTTTTGATTAACCTCAAAGTTACTTAAGGTGGTGGCGCAACGCGGACAGTACGGGCTAGAACGAAAACCGCGGTAAACCAATCCTTTTTCGTGCAGCTGACTCAACACCCACCAGACGCTTTCAATGTAGTTATCGTCCAGGGTGGCATAGGAGTTTTCTTGATCGCTCCAGCGACCCAGGCGAGTCATAAACTCTTCCCACTCATTCTTATACTTAAAGACGCTGGCGCGGGCAGCTTCATTAAACTTATCTACACCAAGCTCCAGAATCTGGCGCTTGCTGGTTATGCCTAGCTGTTTTTCAACCTCATTTTCAACCGGTAAACCATGGGTGTCCCAGCCGTTGCGGCGCGGGACATAGTAGCCGCGCATGGTTTTATAGCGGGTGATTGAATCTTTTTCGGTCAGAGCCACCACGTGACCATAGTGCGGCAAGCCGTTGGCAAATGGCGGGCCGTCATAAAAGCTGAATCGATCGCTGCCCTGACGCTGCTCAACGCTTTGTTCGAAGGTTTTTTCATCCTTCCAAGTCTTGAGCATCTCGGCTTCGAAGGCGGGAAAGTCGGCTGGCTGGGCTTTTTTCATGGGGTCTCCTGTAGGTCCGACCTAGCAAAGGGTCGGACCTCTTATCTAGTGGGTAATCTTTTGTTAATCTAGCTTATTCGAGAAAGGTCGGACCCTTTGCTAGGTCGGACCCTAAACACACAAAACCTCTCGTCGGCAGGAGTCCAATGTGGACGGTTCCATCCTGCTTCCCGAGAGGGCACTTAATTCGCACTTT
This window of the Patescibacteria group bacterium genome carries:
- the rodA gene encoding rod shape-determining protein RodA, with amino-acid sequence MFKSRFWKNFDWVLFGAALALSLVGVVVIYSTSFKAANLVAPVDAAHQVYFLVIALVGFGLAARMDYRGWSKVTPVLYVAMLVSLLAVFVLGKTALGATRWIDLGFFQFQPSEFAKIVMILVLAKYFSANYDSMDRIRPVAISLLYVAVPGLLVLAQPDLGTALVFGAIWLVMAIMAQVRWTYFAALFGAAVVSLPIFIQFVLKPYQRARLEVFLNPTADPLSTGYNVVQSTIAVGSGQLYGRGLAAGSQSQLNFLPSQHTDFIFAVLSEKMGFIGGLIVLLLFTVLLLRGIYIASRAEDRFGVFVAVGVVTMLLFHLFINIGMNIGLMPVTGIPLPFISYGGTSLLVSLIAVGLLESIAIRRKKIQFGS
- the rplU gene encoding 50S ribosomal protein L21 — encoded protein: MQAVILAGGKQHLVEPNQTLEIDLVSDDAKKLTFEPLMVIDGDKVEVGAPRVKGVVVAAEVLGETKGDKIKVLKFKAKKRVKKLTGHRQRYTQIKVTSIGKAKSA
- a CDS encoding LPXTG cell wall anchor domain-containing protein, which produces MDSLTSGTPNPTNNPRMNLLNGSGTNNQINTTSANAYEASAFHARPVPAPNPVNQTPLATSMSTAPKASYVRAAAKKAPEATPKPAPAPTPAETPPPPPEPRPVPNAPEPPKRRWPLVVGLIVLLLVAVGAAIGWWFLNQPKKEQPKAPTKEVEAVNPTSLKQLTASGEAVAAGGTVQQKSVKLSFTIETDANSGSVTPEVEVRPIGTPFTGEATHTGSAVSANGSNLNPSVTVDNLDDGQYQWQARAKVGDQASEWVQFGGATSTTPAFIVQAAAAKATAVQSVSGVAVANPTNVTTANPVFSGTSEPNSTVTVTVDGKSFKATSNSSGNWTVTADQSIANGQHQVTVVATDGSGATVGQTQLTLVVAVAAATPEPVASSSAPAATSTAPAATTNSGSAASSSSLAATGDNAVILSLAGAAAMAVSLAGLVWARRRYATFF
- a CDS encoding isoleucine--tRNA ligase — encoded protein: MKKAQPADFPAFEAEMLKTWKDEKTFEQSVEQRQGSDRFSFYDGPPFANGLPHYGHVVALTEKDSITRYKTMRGYYVPRRNGWDTHGLPVENEVEKQLGITSKRQILELGVDKFNEAARASVFKYKNEWEEFMTRLGRWSDQENSYATLDDNYIESVWWVLSQLHEKGLVYRGFRSSPYCPRCATTLSNFEVNQNYKDNVPDPSVYVKFQLKDDENTSLLAWTTTPWTLPANAALAVDVKAEYVTVELTNSGEGEEWKRGERLILAKKRLSELELRKADYKVVAEHKGSDLVGKRYLPLYKLAVTDEAQLNNAHQVYADDSVSLEDGTGVLHVAPRYGETDLELGKRENLPLIESVDGFGVMVEALKQVDGLESIVGTFFKDADPHIIADLTAKGRIFAAETFEHTYPFCWRCETPLMYFATPSWFIKVTDLREKLVANNNQVNWVPDHIKQGRFGNWLADARDWNFSRNRFWGAPLPIWVNVEDTEDIIVISSLDELRELSGHDKEFDLHRPGIDEIVIKRDGKTYKRTEEVFDCWFESGAMPYAQDHYPFEHKDGFAKAFPAEFIAEGLDQTRGWFYTLHVLGTALMDKPAYKNVVVNGLVLAADGKKLSKRLKNYPDPAELFSTQGADSLRFFLMSSPVVAGEDVRFSSEAVQETARNVFLRLWNVYSFFSTYAEVDNWQPPKTLTQPDSDNILDQWLLARLNQTIAESTKQADAYQIAKATRPIRELIDDLSNWYVRRSRRRFWKSEDDGDKQAAYATLHYAMARIAQLLAPWSPFVSDKLWRELTAGMDVPASVHLSDWPETGEIDEDLLERMTVLRRLITQGLELRARGTGIKVRQPLSMATLQWTDPLEESLLNIAKEELNVKEVKFERASGEYKSGVEINTTITPELKREGIMRDVVRHVQNLRKRAGLQVDDRIELNFDVVGEAKDLSEALKEHQATIAQEVLAEKVTSGSDHFEDTQHTKVDGEELIISLKKS